In Alnus glutinosa chromosome 7, dhAlnGlut1.1, whole genome shotgun sequence, the sequence TCCAACTGGGTTGAGAATTTGAATACCATTGATGTGTACCCTAGCCAATCAAAACGAGCCAACCGCTGTATGTGCTGACCGGGTCGCATTCGACTTTTCAcctttaacaaattaataagagaaatgttaaaaataatatataattctaTTCAATATTCACCCGACACCAACATGAAACTTGAAATAGTAGTTAttcattattaaataaataattcaataattgatttgaAGTTCCACGTCaatattattttacaattaaAGACAAAATATAATACCTAGCAATGCTATTGGAACCGTTCATTGTAATTCAGAATGTGACAACAGATAAAGAAAGGTAAAGGGTGGTGTGTAAGCCACAAGGAAGGCAAGTGGGAGTAATCTCAAACACTCAAACATATGAGAGACAAGTGGTGACTTGTACCAGAGAAATATGTTAAGAtcgaaaattaatgaaaaaaaataaaattattatccATTCATTATCagcaaaatataaacaaaagaaaatacataaaataattgtttcttaATCTATTTCAATATTTAACTTAATCACCTATCAAAATGCAACATAACATTCTTTTAAATTGTAAAAATCATCTATTTTGcaacaaatttcttttttgaagtaCAACATCAAAGAATAAGTAATAAACTTGTCTTCAATTTTGTAGCAAAACctaattttgacaatatttATGGTAGACTGTTGAAAATAAACACAAGTACAAAAACTCTAAAACCATGTTGGAAGACTGTACGTTGATTTTGTGGTGCTTACTAAGTACTATTGgcataatttataaatatttgacaATTTCTGAAACTATGAATTTACGTTGAATTATATTATGCCCATAATGAAGATATGATtcattctaaaataaaaaataaaatttaatgtgCGAGCGAACGACTTGAGGACGAAGAGCCGAGCTGATAATACCACCACCGCACCACCACGATTCAACAGACGAATGCCGaaagcaaagagaaaaagaagaaataataataataataaaaagtatatACGTACAGCAAACCTTTTCGCTGAATTTTTTTCTGTCGAAAAGtgacattttcttttccttctttgtgATATTGTCTGGAGAACAGCGTTGTAGAGAGAAGGCAGAGCGAAAATTTCCTTCCCAAGTTCCAACTCCAAACTTTAATTctccgtatatatatatatatatatatatatatattttgttttttgaagaAATTCTCCGTTTATAATAGAATAATGTtatctattatatttttatcgACAATTAATAGTAACCTGACAATCACAATTaattattaaacttttttttaataaataataataataataaattacaaaGAACAATGGATGTGTGTATTTATATTCCCGGGCGATACGCAGAGATACGAAGCAGGCTTCAAAAATTAAGCTAGATATACACCATCTTCTAAGCCGAgatgttatatatattcatcagatcttcttttcctttctgtCTAAACAATATAACTTAGAAGTGAAAAAAACTACAAGCTGACAATTTTATtacagtgtatatatatataagattcacTTTTTTAAGGAATCTCAAAGATCTAGAAACCCCCTAATTACAACAAATGAAAGCTAATTGACACTATCATCTCAGTCGAATGAGATAGTAATAGAATAAAATGTGATTTCTGAAGCTTCCCCGAAACAAATCCGACTGGAGATTAATTTCGATCACCCTCAAACTGTATATTCATGTACGTCAACTAAAGTTCTTCCTTAAGAGACGATGATAATCCTTGGTCCACAACATCCGGCCAGCAGGCTTTGGAGGTGCTTAAGCTTTCAAACCAGAGCTGGTCTGCCACAACTGAGTTGGAGTCATTGTTGCGGTGCCACGACCAATGCGCATGTGTCTCGTTTTCTATTCTCAGCCGTCCATGTCCAAAACTTGCCTCCCGGTACAAGGAAAGAGGGGAAACTGGGTTCTTGaacctacatatatatatatgcatgtcaATTTTTCCATAAATTAGCAAATACAtagatatatattattaatcaaTGGACAAATTATGTCACAAAAGAAAATCATCACTTGAGTTTTGATATCTGATTCtcaatttcagttaaatatttttctCCAGTCTCACTTGTTATAGCATGTgttaaattaaatatgaattaaataattaaattcaccacTTTCTACCAAAGAGCAACATTTTAGATTGAAGTTTTGTAACAAGATGGAAGTTGTGGTCACCTTAAGGGCAATGCAGTTATCCAAAAACTAAGCTTTTACATCGAtaagaaataatgaatttaatcatttatttatatgTAAGTTTAAACTCTTTCTTAATAAGTAAGACCTAAAAAGTGTTGaatctttaaataaaattaaaagcaaaTGACGGAAACACTTGATCTTGGAACATTTTGGtttaataccatattaaattactaattatctTAAGATCTTAAAGtaaatttacttatttaatattaaaaaaaaaagaaaaaaaaagaggctcaAAACCTTGATGCATGGATACTTACTTTAATGCTAGTCCTTCTCGGTTCCCTCCATCACCAATGGTCACATACACCGGACCACATTGGTTCTCCTCGTTGTTGTAAACCCTAGTCTGTCATCCATAAATGCAGTGATTAAGAGATAGCTAGAAAACCATGAAAGTTTGAAGGATTATTGTTAATCGAGAAAACAACACACGAATATGTGACTTACGAATCTTTCGTATGCATGAACATGACCGGAAAAAACCACGTCGACGCGTGCCTCATATAGCAACTCTTCCATGGATTTTCTCATGCTTTCTCCTTCACCTTGATGGGCGGTATTAGTGTTATACCACGGCGCATGCAAGAGCACAACCATCCATTGCGTCTTTTTCCGGTCGACTTGAGCCAAATCAGCCTCCAGCCACTTGTACTGAGATGATTTTGCATCAAAATCTGCATAGGATCCTAACATAATAACGTGAGTCCCAGCAACGTCGAACGAGTAATACAAATTTGAGGTGGATCCACTCTCTTCGTATGGCATTAGCCACCGGGCATTGTAGGCCGTGAATCCCTGGGGGTGGATGATCGGGAAGATCTCCATCTCGTGGTTCCCTTCGGTCACCATCCATGGGCGGCGAGTCGCGTATGGCTCGACTAGGCGTCCAAATGAATCCCACAGTGGCTGCTGGAAATCGGCGTAAGATAAATCCCCCGGTAACAAAAACACGTCGTAGTCCTCGCTATCAACATGTGCTAGGGTTGAGGCAGTCCATTCTGTTTGTCCCAAGTCTCCTGCAAACAAAAATAGCGATGTTTCAAGCTGATCCAGGAAATTCATTGTTATGACACTTAATTTTTGTTGTCACCTCCTTAATTAAATGGCCCAGAACCGATAGGGGTATCAGAATAAATGTCTGATTTCGAGCCTCTTCACCATCA encodes:
- the LOC133874372 gene encoding purple acid phosphatase 22-like, whose product is MEKLYLRAFPLLVFLVLFPQLLQSQGYLSRQPPRPMVFTPHNRSDSDPQQVHISLAGKDHFRVSWVTDTEHSKSIVEYGEAPGKYNAEATGEHTSYKYFFYSSGEIHHVKIGPLKPSTTHFYRCGESGPEFSFRTPPSGFPIEFAVVGDLGQTEWTASTLAHVDSEDYDVFLLPGDLSYADFQQPLWDSFGRLVEPYATRRPWMVTEGNHEMEIFPIIHPQGFTAYNARWLMPYEESGSTSNLYYSFDVAGTHVIMLGSYADFDAKSSQYKWLEADLAQVDRKKTQWMVVLLHAPWYNTNTAHQGEGESMRKSMEELLYEARVDVVFSGHVHAYERFTRVYNNEENQCGPVYVTIGDGGNREGLALKFKNPVSPLSLYREASFGHGRLRIENETHAHWSWHRNNDSNSVVADQLWFESLSTSKACWPDVVDQGLSSSLKEEL